GCGCCAGCGGCCACGTTGGCCGTCGCCGAGGACGCCGCAGAGGCCGGCCTCCCCCTCGTCGTCGGCACGACCGGCTTCGACGACGGCGAACTCGACCGCCTGCGCGAGATCAGCCAGACGGTCCCCGTCCTCAAGGCGACCAACTTCTCCCGGGGCATCCAGGCCCTCCTCGGTGCGGTCGAGGCGGCCGTCGCCGCGCTCCCGGAGTACGACCTCGAACTGCTGGAGACCCACCACAACGGCAAGGTCGACGCACCGTCCGGGACCGCCGGAACCATCCTGGAGACGATCCAGCGCCAGCGCGACGTCGAGCCCGTCTACGGCCGCGAGGGCCACGCCCCGCGCGAGGACGACGAGATCGGCGTCTTCGCCCGCCGCGCCGGCGACGTCCGCGGCGAGCACGAGCTCGTCCTGGCCGGCAACGACGAGGTGCTGTCGCTGACCCACCGCGCCGAGGACCGCGGCGTGTTCGCCGCCGGCGCGCTCGACTCGGCGACCTGGATCGAGGGGCGCGACCCCGGCTGGTACGACTTCACCGGCGTCGTCGCCGGGGAGTGACCGGACTCGCGCCGACGGGACGGATCGACCGCCACGCCCGACTTCGGGGACGTTTTGACCTAGCGGGCGCTCGCCTTCCCCATGAGTCTGCAATCCGACGTGGAGGACCTCTGGCAGCGCAAGCAGGACGGGCTGACCGCCGAGGACGCCACCGGCGACCACCTGGCGACGCTCGACGAGTTCCTCGCCGCGCTCGAGGCGGGCGAGGTCCGCGCCGCCGAGAAGTCCGGGGGAGAGTGGGAGGCCAACGAGTGGGTCAAGCAGGGCATCCTGCTGAACTTCGGCCTGCGCGAGACGGAGGCCCGCACCCACGGCGGCGTCGACTACCACGACGTCCTGCCGCTGCGGGAGACGGGCGACCTCGCCGAGCGCGGCACGCGCAACACGCCCGACGGCACCGTGATCCGCCGCGGCGCCTACCTCGGCGAGGACTGCATCATGATGTCGCCGAGCTTCGTCAACGTCGGGGCCCACGTCGGCGACAGCACGCTCGTCGACTCCTGCGACACGGTCGGCTCCTGCGCCCAGATCGGCGAGAACGTCAAGCTGGGCGCCAACACGCTGATCGGCGGCGTGCTGGAACCGGTCGAGGACGCCCCGGTCATCGTCGAGGACGACGTCTCGCTGGGCGCGGGCTGTCGGGTCACCTCCGGCTTCGTCGTCGGCGAGGGCTCGATCGTCGGGGAGAACACGCTGCTGACGCCCCGGATTCCGATCTACGACCTCGTGGAGGAGGAAGTGATCTACGGCCACCTGCCGCCGGAGCGCCGCGCGTTCACCCGCTTCGTGGAGTCCAGCGTCAGCGACCACGACCTCTTCGAGGGCGGCGCGTACAAGCCCGCCGTGGTCGCCACGGACGTCGAAGCGGAGACCCTGGAAGCGACGGAGCGAGAGGACGCGCTTCGGGAGTAGGGAGGTCGCGACTGAAAGGAGCGACCTCGTTACGGGCGAACGGCGATCACATGGAGCCGCAAGCCAGCGAGGTTCCGGCCGCAGGGAGGAACCTCGGATAGCGACCGGGAGCCGAGCGGAGCGAGGCGATACGCGAGCGGCGTCGGTGTGTCGTCGTTTCGCTTACGGCGTCTTTTCTCGCCCCTTCGGGCCGGATAGAGCGCTGATGAGGGCCACTCGATGGACGGTCGATAGCCCATCGCTACCGCTTGGATTTCGATAGTGGCGGCGCTTTTCGTAGTCCGCTGCGTCCCCTGCTACTCGTTGCCACCATGCACGCACCGATCGATGACGAGGCGCGCGGCGCGGGCGGAGGGAGAACATGAATCGGGACGACAGTGGGGCCCTCTCTCGGCGCGACGTACTCCGGGCAGCGGGCGGGACTGTCACGCTCGCCGGTCTCGGTGCGGGGTCGGCGGCGGCCGACGAGGATCACACGCCGACGCCGCACGGGGACTGTCCGGAAGGCACCGTCGAGCCGTCGATGGTCCACTACGACGACTCCATCGAGACCGTCTGCGACGACGACCACCCGAAGACGCAGACGCTCCAGCAGTCCGTCACGGAGGCGTTGCACGAGCAGTACCCGACGGTGGGGTCGCTGATCGACGACGGGTTCGTCCCGTACTTCGACTTCCTCACCGCCGACTACGCGACGGGGTGGTCGCACTGGCTCAGCCCGGAGTACGTGGGGGACGACACCGTCCTCGACCCGGAACGGCCCGAGTCGGTCCTCGTCGACCACCAGTCGTGGCGACCGATCGGGGTGATGTACGTCGCCACCCGCGACGGCGAGCCGGTCGAGCCGCCGCCGACGGTCTACGAGGACGACGGCGCCTGCGTCCCCTGGCACGCCCACGTGGGATTCCCGGGACGGCTCTCGTGGTGGAAGTTCCGTCTCTTCGCCGCGGAGCAGACGGGCGAGGGGCCCGTGTCCGAGTTCCCCTGTCAGACGCCGTGGATGCTGCACGTGTGGGTCCACTCCCACCCGGAGAGCGTCTACGCGCACGACGCGCCGCCGCCGGAGAACCGCGACGTCGAGCCGGCCAACCCCGAGTTCGAGACGGACGCCGACCCCGGCGAGGACGAGTTCGGCCCGGAGCTGTTGCCCGGGGGCTTCCGGGCGGGATACGACCACCTGCCGTGAGAGGGTCCCGCACCGGGTGACCTCGGCGTCCCAGAGCGGAACCCTTGTTAGCCGCGCGCGCCCTCTACGAGGCAATGAGCCACGATTCGCCGCCGGTCCGGCGCGTCTCGGACTGGGACTACGATCGCCTGGCCGCGCTGGCCGAGGAGCACGGGACGCCGCTGTACGTGCTGGACCTCGACCGCGTGCGCGAGAACTACGAGCGGTTCGACGCCGCCGTCGACGCCGAGGTCATGTACGCGGCCAAGGCCCACACCGGCCACGCCGTTCTGGAGACGCTGCTCGACGCGGGCGCCAACATCGAGTGCGCCGCGAAGGGCGAACTGCAGCGAGCGGTCGACGCCGGCGCCGACCCGAGCACGCTCCAGTACACCGCCGTCAACCCGCCGGACAGGGACCTCGACTACGCCGTCGAACTCGCCCAGAACAACCCCGGACTCACCATCACTGCGGGCGCGCAGGACACCTTCGACCGCCTGGAGGAGCGGGGCTACGAGGGCCGCGTCGCCATCCGCATCAATCCCGGCATCGGCACGGGCCACCACGAGAAGGTGGCGACGGGCAAGGACGCGAAGTTCGGCATCCCTTACGAACAGGTGCCCGAGGTCGCCGCGGACGTCCGCGAGCGCTTCGACCTGGTCGGCCTGCACTCCCACGCCGGCAGCGGCGTCCTGCACGACGACCTCGACGACCACTGCCGCGCCATCGGGAAGGTCGCCGACATGGCCCGCGAGGTGGGCGACGAGGACCTGGAGTTCGTCGACTTCGGCGGCGGCTTCGGCGTTCCCTACCGCGAGGACGAGGAGCCGCTCGATATGGACGTCGTCGCCGAGAAGGTCGAGGCCGCCGTCGGCGACCTCGACGCGCGCCCGAAGTTCGAGCCCGGCCGCTACGTCGTCGCCGACGCCGAGGTCATCCTGACGGAGGTCAACACGATCAAGGAGGCGCCCGCGGCGACCGTCGTCGGCGTCGACGCCTCGCTGGCGACGCTGATCCGCCCGGCGATGTTCGGCTCCTACCACCCCATCGACAACGTCACCGCGCCGGAGCGCGACCCCGAGCCCGTCTCCGTCGGCGGACCCTGCTGCACCAGCGCGGACGTGTTCTGCACGAACCGGCCGATCGCCCGACCCGAGCGCGAGGACCTGCTGGCCATCGGCAACGCCGGCGCGTACGGCTACGAGCTGGCCAACCAGTTCCACTCCCAGCCCCGGCCGGCCGAGGTGGCCATCGAGGGCGGCGAGGCGAGCGTCGTCCGCCGGCGCGAGACGCTGGCCGACGTGGTCCGCGTGGAGCAGTGACATGACCGACTTCGACCTCGAGGCGTTCCACCGCGCGGCCGTCGAGACGCCGTCCCACGAGTCCGTCGACGGGATGCGCGAGCTGCTCGTCGAGACGCTGGCCGACCACGGCGTCGCGGCGGACGTCGACGAGCACGGCAACACCGTGGCGTCGCGCGGGGCCGAGGGCGGGGCCGACGAGAGCGGCGAGGACGCGGACGACCCGCACTACGTCCTGAACACGCACGTAGACACCGTCCCGCCCCACGTCGAGTACCGCCGCGAGGGCGACCGCGTCTACGGCCGCGGGAGCTGCGACGCGAAGGGGCCGCTGGCCGCGATGATCGACGCCTTCCTCCGGGCGGACGTGGCCGACGGCGGGCGCGTCACCCTCGCGGTCACGCCCAACGAGGAGACGGTCCAGACCGGCGCGGCGGCGCTGGCCGAGGACCTCTCCGCTGACGGCTATATCGTCGGCGAGCCCACCGGGCTGGACGTCTGTACCGCCGCCAGCGGACAGTGCGAGGGAACCGTGGTCATCGAGGGCGAGAGCGCCCATGCCGCCGACCCCGCGAGCGGGCAGAACGCGATCAGGGCGGCCGCGCCCGTGCTGCAGGCGCTGGAGACCTACGATGAAAAGCGAGGACCCGGCGAGCATGAGCAACTCGGACGGCCGACGCTGACCGCCACGATGATCGAGGGCGGCGAGGCCACGAATCAGGTGCCCGCGGAGTGCCGGCTCACCTTCGACCGCCGGAGCGTCCCCCCGGAGACGGTCGACGAGTTCCGCGCGGACCTGGAGGAGCACCTCTACCAGTGGATGCCCGCGGGGATGGACCTCTCCGTCGAGCTGATCCGGCCCGACACGCCGTTCCCCGAGGCGTTCGCGACCGACGAGGACGACACCCTGGTTCGGGCGCTTCAGGACGCCAGCGGGGGCGAGGTCCGCCCGTTCGGCGCCGCCACGGAGGCCTCCTACTTCGCAGCGGACGCGCCGACAGTCGTGTTCGGGCCGGGCGTCCTCACCGACGACGAGGGCGCCGTGGCCCACTCCGAGCGCGAGTACGTCCCCGTCGAACAGCTCCACGCGGCGGCCGACGCCGTCGCGGCGACCCTGGACGAGCTACTCTGACTCGTCGCCGTCGTCCGCCTCGTTGTCCTCGTCGCCGCCCTCTTCTCCGTCCCCGTCCAGATAGGTCTGCGCCTCCTCGTCGGTGACCTGCGGGAAGTCCTCGTAGTATGCGCCGACGGCGCGGAACGCGGGCGGCGTCTCCACGCTGGCCACGTCGTCGGCGATGTCGAGCAGCGTGTCCAGCGTGTCCGCCGGGCCGACCGGAACGGCGGCGATCAGGTACTCGGGGTCGTCGTCGCGCACGCGCTGGAGGCAGGCCCGCATCGTCGCGCCCGTGGCGACCCCGTCGTCGACGACCAGCACGCGCTCGTCGGTCACGTCCGGGAACTCGCCCTCGCGGTAGGTGGCGGCCTTCTCCTCGGCGACCGCTCGCTCCCGCTCGCGGACGCGGTCGAGGTAGTCGTCGGTGACGCCCAGCTCCGCGATCAGTTCGTCGTTCCGCCAGACCGACCCGTCCTCCGCGACGGCGCCGATGGCCAGTTCCTCGTTGTCGGGCGCGCCCATCTTGCTCGCGACGACGACGTCCAGCGGGACGGCGAAGCGGTCGGCGACCGCGCGCCCGACCGGCAGCCCGCCGCGCGGGATGGTGAGGACGATATCGGGGTCGACGCCGCGGTCGGCGAGGCTCTCGGCCAGCTGCTCCCCGGCGTCGGTGCGGTCAGTGAACATGGGTCACGTTCGGCGTCGAGCACCTTCACCTTGGTCCATCGACAGGTGTGGCGGGTGAGTCAACGCGGAATTCGGGGTGAATCCGCAGGTAGTCGGGAGAGAAGTCGGCATCGAGTGTTACGGAGTGGTGCCCAGTCGTCGACCACAAGACATTTGTCCGACCCCGGAAGTGATCAGTGTACGACAGTGGACGGCGGGTAGGGGTACCTGCACTTTCGTCCACTGATCACCACTGCCCGACGAGCGCCCGCTGTCGCGCTCGCTCGGTTCACGGACAGAACGGCCTCGGCCGCTCGGGAGTGCGCCAGCGGGAACGCGGCTCCGTTAGACCCCGTCGGCCTGCTCGCTCGCGACGCCCGTGTAGCCCGTCGGCGTGATCGCCAGCAGTTCCTCGCGGACGGACTCGTCGACGTCCAGGTCCTCGATCATCCCGTGGAAGTCGTCGATGGTCACCTCGCGGCCGCGGGTCGCCTTCTTGACCTGTTCGTAGGCGTCGTCGTGGCCCTCGCGGCGGAGGATCGTCTGGACGGCCTCGCCGACGATCTCCGGCGTCGACTCGAGGTCCTCGCGCATGACCTGCTCGTTGGGGACGACCTTGTCGAGGCCGTTGCCGCACTTCGCGTAGCCGATCAGGCAGTGGGCGAAGGCGGCCCCGACGTTCCGCTTGACGGTCGAGTCGGAGAGGTCGCGCTGGAGTCGGGACTTCGTGACGTAGTCGCCGAGGAAGGTCAGATCTGAGTTGGCCTTGGTGAGGTTGCCCTCGCTGTTCTCGAAGTCGATCGGGTTGACCTTGTGCGGCATCGTCGAGGAGCCCGTCTCGCCCTCGACGGCCTCCTGGCCGAGGTAGCGGTCGGAGACGTAGAGCCACACGTCCAGGTCGAGGTCCAGCAGGACGTTGTTCGCCCCGCGGAGCGCGTCGAACAGCGCCGCGAGGTCGTCGCAGGGGTTGACCTGCGTCGTGAGCGGTTCGTGCTCCAGCCCCAGGTCGTCGACGAACGACTCGGCGAAGGCCGGCCAGTCGACGTCCGGGTAGGCGGCGTGGTGGGCGGCGTAGGTACCCGAGGCACCGGCGAGCTTGCCGGAGAGGCTCTCGATGGTCCGCTCGACGCGCGCGATCGCCCGGCCCAGCCGCGAGGCGTAGACGGCCATCTCCTTGCCGAAGGTGGTCGGCGTCGCGGGCTGGCCGTGGGTGCGCGCGAGCATGGGAACGTCGCCGTACTCGTGGGCGAACTCGACGAGCACGTCCCGGAGGTCCCGGAGTTCGGGGAGCAGGACCTCCTCGACGGCGGGGCCGACGAGCAGGCGGTGGGCGAGGTTGTTGACGTCCTCGCTCGTGAGCCCGAAGTGGATCCAGTTGGCCGCGTCCAGGCCCGCCGGCAGGCCCATGCGGACGAAGTACTCGACGGCCTTCACGTCGTGGTTGGTCGCGGGGTAGTCACCGTACCCCTCCGTCTCCAGCTGCTTGATCACCTCGGCGTCCTCGCGGTCGAACTCCCCGTAGAGCGCGCGGAGCTGGTCTCGCTGGTCGTCGTCGATCGCCAGCGGCGTCGCGTCGAGGTCGGCCAGCGCGAGCAGGTACTCGACTTCGACCTGCACGCGGGCCCGCATCAGCGCCCGCTCGCTCGCGTAGGGGACGAGTGGTTCCGTGTAGCGCGCGTACCGCCCGTCCAGCGGCGAGACGGCGTCGAGGGCGTCCCTGTCGGTCATGGCCGGAGGTGTGCGAGGCCGGCGAAAAAGCGTGTCGATCAGCCCTCGGTCGTCGCCTCGGCGGCCTCGGTCCGCTCGGTAGCGTCCGTCCGGTCGTAGTAGTCCTGATAGCGCTTGACCTTCCGGTAGAGGGCGTAGCCGACGACGCCGTCGAAGACGAGCACGAAGCCGATCAGGTAGAGGAAGTTCCACGAGGGGAGCAGCTGGGGGAGGTAGCTGACCAGCGAGTTGTACGTCGCGTGAATGGCGGCGGCGATCAGCAGCCCCTTCACGACGATGGGGCCCCAGTCGTCCGGGTTGAACTTCGCTAGACCGAGGTAGTAGCCGGCCCACGCGGAGTAGAGGACGTGGCCCGGGCCGACGAAGGCCCGACCGGTCGCGGTCAGCGCTGCGCGCTGTATCTGCTGGACGCCTTCCATGCCGGCGGCGTTGGTGTATCCCTGAACGATGTAGATGGCGTTCTCGATGAAGGCGAACCCGAGGCCGGCGACGGCACCGTACACCGCGCCGTCGACGACCGTGTTGAACGCGTCGCCCTTGTAGGCGTAGACGCGGATCGCGAGCCACTTGACCGTCTCCTCGATCGGGCCGACGACCAGGAAGAAGAAGAGCACCGTCCCGACGACGGGGATCAGGTTGAACGCGAGCTGGGCGACGCTGTTGATCAGCGCGGCGAAGCTGGCGAACAGCACCGCGAGCACGAACGTGATCGCCAGCGCCGCGAGCGGTTCGCGCCGCGTCGGGTCGCCGTACCAGGCGTAGGCGACGAGCAGGAGCGCCGGGACCGCCGAGGCCAGCGCCAGCGCCCCCAGCCCCGGCCGGTCGGCCACGAGGAGGGCGGCAAACGACAACTGGACGGCGAACAACACGAGCGCCAGGGCGATCAGGAGGACGTGGAACGACGCCCGCAGCCCGCCGTAGATGCCGACGGAGAGGCGGTCGAGCGCCGACCGGGCGTCCCACTCTGCAACGTCGTACAGGTCCTCGTCGCCGCCGAAGGCGGCCTTGACCGGATCGCGCACCATGTCAGGAGAATGGAGTGCTAGACTGTTGTCAGTTTCCCCGCTCTACCGCGAGACGGACGGCGAGCGGGCCTCCGGCGGATTCACTCACCGGGGGACTCGCCGCGTTCGTCGCCCGGATCTGCCGACTCCCTGGTGATCGCGCTGGGTTCGAGGTGGGTCGTCGGCCGCTCCGGGTACCGCGCCAGGTAGGCGCCGGCGGCCAGCAGGGCCAGTCCGAACGGCAGCGCCAGCAGGCTCCGGAGCCCGGCGCCGTCGCCGAAGCCCAGGAACAGCACGGCGCTCAGCGCCAGCGCGACGCCGATCCAGGGCGGGGTGCGGCGGGCGCGCACCATGCCGAACGCGAGCATGCCCGTGCCGCCGACGAGTCCGAGGACGCCCGGCGCGACCAGCCAGTCGATCGGGTCGCCCCCGAGGATGGCGGCGAGCGACTGTCCGACCCCGAACACCAGCGCGCCGAGAGCGCCGATACCCGCGCCCTCGCCGCCCGGGAACTTGTACGTCCACGGGAGGCGGAACACCACGCCGACGAAGCCAAGGGCCGTGAGCAGGCCGGAGAGCCCGACCGCGAGCAGCATCCGCCCCTCGGTCCCCTCGACGACCGTCATCCAGACGGCCCACGCCGCCCACGCGACGCCGGCCGCGGCGAGCGCGCCCTGTGCCCACGGACGCGACGTCTCGGTCATGTCTCGCCGGTGTGCTCGGCTCCGAGGAAAGCGTTCCGGATGGACCGCCGGTCGCATCTCGGTTCGACGGGTCGGACTGTGTCGACTGTGTCATCCGTGACACCGGGACACCGCAATCCATTTGCGCTCGCCGGCCGGCGCTTCCGACATGAAACTCGCGGGCATGGCAAGCAACCGCGGCCGAAACCTGCTGAACATCGCCGACCGGGCGCCCGGCGACGCCGAGTTCTCGGTGATCCTGACCAACGACGCCGACGCACCGGTCCTGGCGGAGGCCGAGGAGCGGGGCATCCCGACGGAAGTCGTCGAGCGCGACGACGACGAGGAGCGCGAGGCCCACGAGCTGCGCGTCCTCGACGCGCTCGACGACTACGACTTCGACCTGGTCTGCCTCGACGGCTACATGCGCGTCCTCACGGAGACGTTCGTCGACGAGGTGCCGACGACGCTGAACGTCCACCCGTCGCTGCTCCCCTCCTTCGGCGGCATGGACGCCCACGAGCAGGTGCTCGACGCGGGCGTCAAGGTGACCGGCTGCACCGTCCACGTCGTCGACGAGACGGTCGACGGCGGCCCCGTCGTCACCCAGGAGCCCGTCCCCGTCCACGAGGGCGACGACGAGGACGACCTGAAGGAGCGCGTCCTCTACGAGGCGGAGTTCGCGGCGTATCCCCGCGCAGTCGAGTGGTTCGCCGAGGACCGCGTGACGGTCAACCCGGACCAGGGCACCGTCAGCGTCGAGGGCGACCAGGCCGGCCCGCTGCCGGCTCGCCGGCTGCTCTCGAACGACCGCGCGGCCGACCTGCGCTACGGCGAGAACCCCCACCAGGACGCCGCCGTCTACGCCGACCGCACGACCGAGGAGGCCAGCGTCGTCCACGCCGACCAGCTCAACGAGGGCGCGAAGGCGCTGTCCTACAACAACTACAACGACGCCGACGGCGCGCTGAACCTGATCAAGGAGTTCGACGAGCCTGCCGCCGCGGTCATCAAGCACACCAACCCCGCGGGCTGTGCCGTCGCCGACACGCTCGCCGACGCCTACGCGGACGCGCTCGCGACCGACCCCAAGAGCGCGTTCGGCGGCATCGTCGCGCTCAACCGCGAGTGCGACGTCGAGACGGCCGAGCAGATTATCGACTCGTTCAAGGAGGTCGTCGTCGCGCCCGGCTACACCGACGACGCGCTCGACGCGCTGTTCGAGAAGGACAATCTGCGGGTCCTCGACGTCTCGGATCAGTACGACGTCAGCGAGCAGTTCACCGAGAAGCCGCTGGTCGGCGGCCGCCTCGTCCAGGAGCGCGACCAGCAGGCGCCCACGGTCGACGACCTGGAGGTCGTCACCGAGCGCGAGCCCACCGAGGCGCAACTGGAGTCGATGCTGTTCGCGTGGCGGACCATCAAGCACGTCAAGTCCAACGCCATCCTGTTCGCGCAGGGCACCGAGACGGTCGGTGTCGGCGCCGGCCAGGTCTCCCGCGTCGACGCGGTCCGCATCGCCGAGATGAAGGCCAACGAGGACGCCCAGGGCAAGGGCCCCGAGGGCGCCGTGATGGCCTCGGACGCCTTCTTCCCGTTCCCGGACGGCATCGAGGTGGCCGCCGACGCCGGCATCGAGGCCGTCATCCAGCCCGGCGGGTCGAAGAACGACGACAAGGTCGTCGCGGCCGCCGACGAGCACGACGTGGCGATGGTGATGACCGGCCAGCGGGCTTTTAGACACGACTGAGCGTCAGCGAAGGAGTCTCGGAAGCTCGCCAGAGCACGCTCTGACGGTGTTTTAGACACGATTGAGCGTCAGCGATTAAGTGTCTAAAGCTCGGAAGACGAGCGGAGCGAGTCTTCCGGTGGTTCCGACACGACTGAGTGGAGCGCCGTCGTCGTTCGGCCTGCAACCAAACGCGACCGTCTGGTAGCCGTCCGGCACGAACGTATCGGCCACCGAACACTTTTTATCGACCGACGGGAGAACGGTAGACGTGTCCTGGGTCACGCGCAACCGTCACTGGCTGCTGTTCGCGGGCGTCGTCCTGACCACGATGGCGGCGGTGGGCGTCTTCACGCTCGCCGCCGCGACGGCGCTGGTCGGCGTCGTCGCGGGCGGGCTCCTGGCCGCCGCCGACGCCGTCGCGACCTACTTCCTGTTCGGGGTGTTGCTGCTCGGCCTGGACGTCGTGCTGGCCGTCGCGCTGGCGGTCACCCTCGCGAGCATGGTCTCGCTGCCGGAGAGCGACCGTCTCGCGGGCGCCGCCGCCGTGGCCGAGCGGGCCGCCGGCCGCGAGCCCCGCCTCGCACGGAAGTTCGAGCCGTCAGTCGAGACGCGGCACGAGCGGCTCCGGGAGCGGTACGTCGCCGGCGAGATCTCCGAACTGGAGCTAGAGCGCCGGCTGGACGATCTGCTGGCGGCCGATTTCGAGGGGTCTACCGGGACCGTCCGCGGGAAGGCGGTCGGACGCGACGAGCGGGACCGGACCGCTGAACTCGAATAGTGAACCCGCGCCGTCGCTGCGGGCACGGGCGCTTTTATTGGTCCTCGCGCCGTCGTTACGGACATGTCACGCGACCTGACCCTCGTCCGCCTCGACCTGCACTGGGTGCCGGCCGAGCGGATCGCCCGTGCCGTCCCGGGCGTCTCGCCCGACGACCTGCCGGCGGAGCTTCGCCGATCCGGACCGACCGACGCTGCGACGAGTCCCTTCCCGACGGAGACGTGGACCGGCGGGCCCGAGGGGCGGTCGCGCCGGCGTCCCGGCGAACGCGCGGCGCGGCTGGGCGAGCCGACCGGGTCCGATCCGACGACCGAGCGTCGCCCGGGAACGGCGGCTGCCACTCGAAACCGGCAGGACAGCACGCCCGACGAGCGACGGGGAAGCACGTCCGACGACCGGCGCCACCGCCGGCACAGTGGCGAGACGCCGCCGCCGGGCGTCCCCAGTCCCAGGGACGAGTCGGACTCGGGCGGGAAGAGCAAACTGCTGGTTCTGGGCGGCGCCGCCGTGGCGGTTCTGGGCGTGCTCGCGGCCGCGGCCGGCTTCCTCTGGAAGAAGAAGAGCGGCGGCGACAGTGACGGCGGCGACGGCGCGGACGCGTCCGGGTCAGGTATCACGGAGAAGATTCCCGTCGTCGGCGGGGACGGCGAGGGCGATGACGACCAGCGCGAGGAGCGGGAGCCGCGGACCGAGCGGGGGCACACGAGCGCCGCCCCCATCGTCGGGATGACCGCGCTGGCGGTGATGGCGGCGTTCGTCCGGCGCTTCCTGGTGTGGCCCCGGGGTCGCTATCGTAGAAACTAGTTACACATCGAAGGGCATCTCGGGTGCTCCTCGAGTGTGTCAGTGCGTTCAGTTCCTCCGATAGTGTGTCGACACTGCCGCGACTGTGACGTCCGTGAGCGGCGGGGACCGCCAGTCTAAAGCGCTCGGCAGGGCTGCCTACGGGCATGGAATTCCACGACGCGGCGAACTTTCTCCTCGACCTGCGGCGGTTCGCCCTGCGTCCCGGGACCGACGCCACCCGGGAGCTCCTCGCCGAGCTGGGCGACCCCCAGGAGGGGCTGGACTGCGTCCAGATCGCCGGCTCGAACGGGAAGGGCTCGACCGCCCGCATGGTCGAGCGGACGCTCCGCGAGGCCGGGCTGGACGTCGGTCTCTACACGTCGCCCCACCTCGACGACGTCCGCGAGCGGATTCAGGTC
This genomic interval from Halomicrobium urmianum contains the following:
- a CDS encoding phosphoribosyltransferase, encoding MFTDRTDAGEQLAESLADRGVDPDIVLTIPRGGLPVGRAVADRFAVPLDVVVASKMGAPDNEELAIGAVAEDGSVWRNDELIAELGVTDDYLDRVRERERAVAEEKAATYREGEFPDVTDERVLVVDDGVATGATMRACLQRVRDDDPEYLIAAVPVGPADTLDTLLDIADDVASVETPPAFRAVGAYYEDFPQVTDEEAQTYLDGDGEEGGDEDNEADDGDESE
- a CDS encoding M20 family metallopeptidase, coding for MTDFDLEAFHRAAVETPSHESVDGMRELLVETLADHGVAADVDEHGNTVASRGAEGGADESGEDADDPHYVLNTHVDTVPPHVEYRREGDRVYGRGSCDAKGPLAAMIDAFLRADVADGGRVTLAVTPNEETVQTGAAALAEDLSADGYIVGEPTGLDVCTAASGQCEGTVVIEGESAHAADPASGQNAIRAAAPVLQALETYDEKRGPGEHEQLGRPTLTATMIEGGEATNQVPAECRLTFDRRSVPPETVDEFRADLEEHLYQWMPAGMDLSVELIRPDTPFPEAFATDEDDTLVRALQDASGGEVRPFGAATEASYFAADAPTVVFGPGVLTDDEGAVAHSEREYVPVEQLHAAADAVAATLDELL
- a CDS encoding 2,3,4,5-tetrahydropyridine-2,6-dicarboxylate N-succinyltransferase — translated: MSLQSDVEDLWQRKQDGLTAEDATGDHLATLDEFLAALEAGEVRAAEKSGGEWEANEWVKQGILLNFGLRETEARTHGGVDYHDVLPLRETGDLAERGTRNTPDGTVIRRGAYLGEDCIMMSPSFVNVGAHVGDSTLVDSCDTVGSCAQIGENVKLGANTLIGGVLEPVEDAPVIVEDDVSLGAGCRVTSGFVVGEGSIVGENTLLTPRIPIYDLVEEEVIYGHLPPERRAFTRFVESSVSDHDLFEGGAYKPAVVATDVEAETLEATEREDALRE
- the lysA gene encoding diaminopimelate decarboxylase, with the protein product MSHDSPPVRRVSDWDYDRLAALAEEHGTPLYVLDLDRVRENYERFDAAVDAEVMYAAKAHTGHAVLETLLDAGANIECAAKGELQRAVDAGADPSTLQYTAVNPPDRDLDYAVELAQNNPGLTITAGAQDTFDRLEERGYEGRVAIRINPGIGTGHHEKVATGKDAKFGIPYEQVPEVAADVRERFDLVGLHSHAGSGVLHDDLDDHCRAIGKVADMAREVGDEDLEFVDFGGGFGVPYREDEEPLDMDVVAEKVEAAVGDLDARPKFEPGRYVVADAEVILTEVNTIKEAPAATVVGVDASLATLIRPAMFGSYHPIDNVTAPERDPEPVSVGGPCCTSADVFCTNRPIARPEREDLLAIGNAGAYGYELANQFHSQPRPAEVAIEGGEASVVRRRETLADVVRVEQ
- the purB gene encoding adenylosuccinate lyase, which encodes MTDRDALDAVSPLDGRYARYTEPLVPYASERALMRARVQVEVEYLLALADLDATPLAIDDDQRDQLRALYGEFDREDAEVIKQLETEGYGDYPATNHDVKAVEYFVRMGLPAGLDAANWIHFGLTSEDVNNLAHRLLVGPAVEEVLLPELRDLRDVLVEFAHEYGDVPMLARTHGQPATPTTFGKEMAVYASRLGRAIARVERTIESLSGKLAGASGTYAAHHAAYPDVDWPAFAESFVDDLGLEHEPLTTQVNPCDDLAALFDALRGANNVLLDLDLDVWLYVSDRYLGQEAVEGETGSSTMPHKVNPIDFENSEGNLTKANSDLTFLGDYVTKSRLQRDLSDSTVKRNVGAAFAHCLIGYAKCGNGLDKVVPNEQVMREDLESTPEIVGEAVQTILRREGHDDAYEQVKKATRGREVTIDDFHGMIEDLDVDESVREELLAITPTGYTGVASEQADGV
- the dapB gene encoding 4-hydroxy-tetrahydrodipicolinate reductase; translated protein: MTRVAVNGATGRTGGAAVDGGLEREDVDVVVGFASEAGERSGVPIRPAGEAGEALAEFDVGVVVDFAAPAATLAVAEDAAEAGLPLVVGTTGFDDGELDRLREISQTVPVLKATNFSRGIQALLGAVEAAVAALPEYDLELLETHHNGKVDAPSGTAGTILETIQRQRDVEPVYGREGHAPREDDEIGVFARRAGDVRGEHELVLAGNDEVLSLTHRAEDRGVFAAGALDSATWIEGRDPGWYDFTGVVAGE
- a CDS encoding PrsW family intramembrane metalloprotease, with product MVRDPVKAAFGGDEDLYDVAEWDARSALDRLSVGIYGGLRASFHVLLIALALVLFAVQLSFAALLVADRPGLGALALASAVPALLLVAYAWYGDPTRREPLAALAITFVLAVLFASFAALINSVAQLAFNLIPVVGTVLFFFLVVGPIEETVKWLAIRVYAYKGDAFNTVVDGAVYGAVAGLGFAFIENAIYIVQGYTNAAGMEGVQQIQRAALTATGRAFVGPGHVLYSAWAGYYLGLAKFNPDDWGPIVVKGLLIAAAIHATYNSLVSYLPQLLPSWNFLYLIGFVLVFDGVVGYALYRKVKRYQDYYDRTDATERTEAAEATTEG